Proteins encoded in a region of the Labeo rohita strain BAU-BD-2019 chromosome 22, IGBB_LRoh.1.0, whole genome shotgun sequence genome:
- the LOC127154109 gene encoding uncharacterized protein LOC127154109 isoform X4 — protein MKTLLLSLLCLFMWNKTTEALTDQQVVLGQNVSLACKFNLKAVIWFVTKLPARLELILRTYGAPKQATYYNQTFINKYSEGDWSRLLINKVSADDLGIYYCLKPGDNLSVSDGIRLHINEQNNPLHDQTALQIPIIMFSLLTVVLFAAVIGLLVMNHKLSKNIPTYVNAHQISTMKFHERNRHKSDPEYTEVLPNI, from the exons ATGAAGACGCTGCTGCTTTCACTGCTCT GTCTGTTCATGTGGAATAAAACCACAGAAGCTTTAACTGATCAACAGGTGGTTTTAGGGCAGAATGTGAGTTTAGCCtgtaagtttaatttaaaagccGTTATTTGGTTTGTGACAAAACTACCAGCTCGTCTGGAGTTGATACTGCGAACATATGGAGCACCCAAACAGGCGACATATTACAACCAAACATTCATCAACAAATACTCAGAGGGAGACTGGAGCCGCTTATTAATCAATAAAGTTAGTGCTGATGATTTAGGaatttattactgtttaaaaccAGGTGATAATTTATCAGTCAGTGATGGTATCAGACTGCACATCAATG AGCAAAACAATCCACTACATGATCAGACAGCACTTCAGATTCCCATCATCATGTTCAGCCTGTTGACTGTTGTGCTGTTTGCTGCAGTAATAG GTTTATTAGTGATGAACCACAAACTTTCTAAGAATATTCCTACATACGTCAATGCTCATCAG ATTTCAACTATGAAGTTTCATGAGAGAAACAGACACAAATCAGATCCTGAATATACTGAGGTGCTGCCAAATATCTAG
- the LOC127154109 gene encoding uncharacterized protein LOC127154109 isoform X2: MFTISSSTSSERRYKLQPEHKFNLNTAHRMKTLLLSLPCLFVWCQTTEALTDQQVVLGQSVTLACEYRLKAVIWFVTKLPARPEMILRTYGPPKQATYYNQTFINKYSEGDWSHLLISKVSVDDLGIYYCVKPGWDLEVSDGIRLHTTESPRIHNEPEQKNPPQDQTTLQIPIIMFSLLTVVLFAAVIGLLVMNHKLSKKIPKYVNSHQISTLKFHESNRGKTDPEYIEVVPNI, from the exons ATCAGCAGTAGCACTTCCTCCGAAAGACGCTATAAACTTCAACCTGAACACAAGTTCAATCTAAACACAGCTCACAGAATGAAGACGCTGCTGCTTTCACTGCCCt GTCTGTTTGTGTGGTGTCAAACCACAGAAGCTTTAACTGATCAACAGGTGGTTTTAGGACAGAGTGTGACTTTAGCCTGTGAGTACAGATTAAAAGCCGTTATTTGGTTTGTGACAAAACTACCAGCTCGTCCAGAGATGATACTGCGAACATATGGACCACCCAAACAGGCGACATATTACAACCAAACATTCATCAACAAATACTCAGAGGGAGACTGGAGCCACTTATTAATCAGTAAAGTTAGTGTTGATGATTTAGGAATTTATTACTGTGTAAAACCAGGCTGGGATCTAGAAGTCAGTGATGGTATCAGACTGCACACCACTG aaTCCCCCAGAATTCACAATGAGCCAGAGCAAAAAAATCCACCACAAGATCAGACAACACTTCAGATTCCCATCATCATGTTCAGCCTGTTGACTGTTGTGCTGTTTGCTGCAGTAATAG gTTTATTAGTGATGAACCACAAACTGTCTAAGAAAATTCCTAAATATGTCAATTCTCATCAG ATTTCTACTTTGAAGTTTCATGAGAGCAACAGAGGAAAAACAGATCCTGAATATATAGAGGTTGTGCCAAATATCTAG
- the LOC127154110 gene encoding uncharacterized protein LOC127154110 isoform X2 has translation MKTLLLSLPCDSGCTKLHTTNMSQDDSDCTSLNTTEVTLPVEDKNPPQDQTTLQIAIIMLSLLTVVLFAAVIGLLAMNHKLSKNIPTYVNAHQISTLKFRERNRGKADPEYIEILPNI, from the exons ATGAAGACGCTGCTGCTTTCACTGCCCT GTGACAGCGGCTGTACTAAACTGCACACCACTA aCATGTCTCAAGATGACAGCGACTGTACTAGTCTAAACACCACTG AAGTTACTTTACCTGTTGAAGATAAAAATCCACCACAAGATCAGACAACACTTCAGATTGCCATCATCATGTTGAGCCTGTTGACTGTTGTGCTGTTTGCTGCAGTAATAG GTTTATTAGCGATGAACCACAAACTTTCTAAGAATATTCCTACATACGTCAATGCTCATCAG ATTTCAACTTTGAAGTTTCGTGAGAGAAACAGAGGAAAAGCAGATCCTGAATATATAGAGATTCTGCCAAATATCTAG
- the LOC127154110 gene encoding uncharacterized protein LOC127154110 isoform X1, whose product MKTLLLSLPCLFVWCQTTEALTDQQVVLGQSVTLACEFRLKAVIWFVIKVPAHPEMILRTYGSEEAYYYDEKSRNKFLERSRSQLVINNVSDDDLGIYYCVQPGDNLSLSNGIRLHTTEMSLGDSGCTKLHTTNMSQDDSDCTSLNTTEVTLPVEDKNPPQDQTTLQIAIIMLSLLTVVLFAAVIGLLAMNHKLSKNIPTYVNAHQISTLKFRERNRGKADPEYIEILPNI is encoded by the exons ATGAAGACGCTGCTGCTTTCACTGCCCT GTCTGTTTGTGTGGTGTCAAACCACAGAAGCTTTAACTGATCAACAGGTGGTTTTAGGACAGAGTGTGACTTTAGCCTGTGAGTTCAGATTAAAAGCCGTTATTTGGTTTGTAATAAAAGTACCAGCTCATCCGGAGATGATACTGCGAACTTACGGATCTGAAGAGGCGTATTATTATGATGAAAAATCCCGCAACAAATTTTTAGAGAGAAGCAGGAGccaattagtaatcaataatgtCAGTGATGATGATTTAGGAATTTATTACTGTGTACAACCAGGCGATAATTTATCACTCAGTAATGGTATAAGACTGCACACCACTG aaatgtcTCTAGGTGACAGCGGCTGTACTAAACTGCACACCACTA aCATGTCTCAAGATGACAGCGACTGTACTAGTCTAAACACCACTG AAGTTACTTTACCTGTTGAAGATAAAAATCCACCACAAGATCAGACAACACTTCAGATTGCCATCATCATGTTGAGCCTGTTGACTGTTGTGCTGTTTGCTGCAGTAATAG GTTTATTAGCGATGAACCACAAACTTTCTAAGAATATTCCTACATACGTCAATGCTCATCAG ATTTCAACTTTGAAGTTTCGTGAGAGAAACAGAGGAAAAGCAGATCCTGAATATATAGAGATTCTGCCAAATATCTAG
- the LOC127154109 gene encoding uncharacterized protein LOC127154109 isoform X1, with protein sequence MFTISSSTSSERRYKLQPEHKFNLNTAHRMKTLLLSLPCLFVWCQTTEALTDQQVVLGQSVTLACEYRLKAVIWFVTKLPARPEMILRTYGPPKQATYYNQTFINKYSEGDWSHLLISKVSVDDLGIYYCVKPGWDLEVSDGIRLHTTESPRIHNEPEQKNPPQDQTTLQIPIIMFSLLTVVLFAAVIGLLVMNHKLSKNIPTYVNAHQISTMKFHERNRHKSDPEYTEVLPNI encoded by the exons ATCAGCAGTAGCACTTCCTCCGAAAGACGCTATAAACTTCAACCTGAACACAAGTTCAATCTAAACACAGCTCACAGAATGAAGACGCTGCTGCTTTCACTGCCCt GTCTGTTTGTGTGGTGTCAAACCACAGAAGCTTTAACTGATCAACAGGTGGTTTTAGGACAGAGTGTGACTTTAGCCTGTGAGTACAGATTAAAAGCCGTTATTTGGTTTGTGACAAAACTACCAGCTCGTCCAGAGATGATACTGCGAACATATGGACCACCCAAACAGGCGACATATTACAACCAAACATTCATCAACAAATACTCAGAGGGAGACTGGAGCCACTTATTAATCAGTAAAGTTAGTGTTGATGATTTAGGAATTTATTACTGTGTAAAACCAGGCTGGGATCTAGAAGTCAGTGATGGTATCAGACTGCACACCACTG aaTCCCCCAGAATTCACAATGAGCCAGAGCAAAAAAATCCACCACAAGATCAGACAACACTTCAGATTCCCATCATCATGTTCAGCCTGTTGACTGTTGTGCTGTTTGCTGCAGTAATAG GTTTATTAGTGATGAACCACAAACTTTCTAAGAATATTCCTACATACGTCAATGCTCATCAG ATTTCAACTATGAAGTTTCATGAGAGAAACAGACACAAATCAGATCCTGAATATACTGAGGTGCTGCCAAATATCTAG
- the LOC127154109 gene encoding uncharacterized protein LOC127154109 isoform X3: MKTLLLSLLCLFMWNKTTEALTDQQVVLGQNVSLACKFNLKAVIWFVTKLPARLELILRTYGAPKQATYYNQTFINKYSEGDWSRLLINKVSADDLGIYYCLKPGDNLSVSDGIRLHINEFPRSQSEPEQNNPLHDQTALQIPIIMFSLLTVVLFAAVIGLLVMNHKLSKNIPTYVNAHQISTMKFHERNRHKSDPEYTEVLPNI, from the exons ATGAAGACGCTGCTGCTTTCACTGCTCT GTCTGTTCATGTGGAATAAAACCACAGAAGCTTTAACTGATCAACAGGTGGTTTTAGGGCAGAATGTGAGTTTAGCCtgtaagtttaatttaaaagccGTTATTTGGTTTGTGACAAAACTACCAGCTCGTCTGGAGTTGATACTGCGAACATATGGAGCACCCAAACAGGCGACATATTACAACCAAACATTCATCAACAAATACTCAGAGGGAGACTGGAGCCGCTTATTAATCAATAAAGTTAGTGCTGATGATTTAGGaatttattactgtttaaaaccAGGTGATAATTTATCAGTCAGTGATGGTATCAGACTGCACATCAATG aattccCCAGAAGTCAAAGTGAGCCAGAGCAAAACAATCCACTACATGATCAGACAGCACTTCAGATTCCCATCATCATGTTCAGCCTGTTGACTGTTGTGCTGTTTGCTGCAGTAATAG GTTTATTAGTGATGAACCACAAACTTTCTAAGAATATTCCTACATACGTCAATGCTCATCAG ATTTCAACTATGAAGTTTCATGAGAGAAACAGACACAAATCAGATCCTGAATATACTGAGGTGCTGCCAAATATCTAG